The following DNA comes from Meles meles chromosome 8, mMelMel3.1 paternal haplotype, whole genome shotgun sequence.
TTGAAACACCAGATCCAATCACATAGTACCTTTGCTACTGCTAACTTAGTTGTGTCTATTTTaagtctcttctctctccacaTGGTAGTACTCTACAAGTCACCTAATCAGAGTTGCCTATGATAATTAGACTTTTCCCAATTAGAAATGTGCCTAATGCGCCATTTTCCCAATACATTTTAGCCAAAGAactgggaaggggaggcaaattTTCCAGTGATTCCAGTCTATCTGTTGGAACAAGAAGTTTCTGAGGTCTTCCCAATGtcaaaaaaaacatcaaaataacagcatttgtttctttatttgggtaCAATACCATGGTCAGGAACTTGGCTACTTCACCAGAGAAATTATATGCAATACATCATTGAAGAGATGACTTAATTCATGCTCACTATTCCCCCCTAGTCTACCATGGGAAGGGTGACACTTTCATGTATCAGAAGCACCAGACAAGGCAGCTGgatacattttctctctcttgaaaTTCTAGTCTCTGTTGGAACAACTCCCTTAGGTAACCCAGCTCTAGGTTCTTTCTAAGAAATGAAGCTAGTACTCCCAGGGATGCTCACATTAGGGAACAAAATCTAAAGAAGTATTCCTGCCTTTTCGATGTCAGAGACCACCATAGAGATGTTTCTCAATTTGAGGCAGAAGATACAGCTTTTCTGTGGTCTGAGCATCAAACTTGCTGAAAGGACATTGTCATGacttaatattaattaataatggGTATTCACACAAACCTGGAGCAAGTGATATTCCACatggaggcaggagagaaggggTTGGAATGAACACATGAACCCTTGGAAGCTGTTTTTCAGCTGGGGATTTTCAAGTAGCCACTGGAAATCAAGGGTAGTACCGAGGATAGTAGGAGTTGAGAAGAACAGAAGACCAggatatatcttttttcttccaCCTCATGTTGTGCTTAGACAATGCTCAGTCTGTATGAGAGCTACCCTATAAAAagttgctgaatgaataaatgaatgaatgaacatttgATTCCAAACATTTTCTTACTCCGTAGCTTCAAATTGTGGTGAATTTGTTGTGTTCCATCTGGGTATTATAGGAAGCCAGGAAAGACCTTTCTATTAGATCTTGGAAACTGAGAGTGTGCCTTGTACTGCCTGGCTAGGATAAGCTTCTGGAGGTTCCATTTATCCAGAGGCAGAATGGATCCTCTTCCTTGCCACTGGAAAATTGTTGCCAGTTTCAATAAAGAGACTAAACTACCTAAGGAAACAATGTTTCCTCTTACAAGGTACAATCTTGGCTCCTCCGCcatgggtgtggggggggggggcgctgttCTTGGAAATGTACTccagagactttcttttttttttaaaaaagattttatttatttatttgacagagagagatcacaataggcagagaggcaggcagagagagtgagagggaagcaggctccctgccaagcagagagcccgatgcaggactcgatcccaggaccccgagatcatgacctgagccgaaggcagcagcttaaaccactgagccacccaggcgccctccagagACTTTCTTATTTAACCAGGATACAAACTGCATTGCTACATAATTCCCCCTGCTGAGGCCCTATGAAAGGAATGAGTTGGGACAGATACAGCAAGATAGTAGGATAAATTTCGCCCATTCTTCTGGCTGTACTACACAGGAGTAAACTTGATTTCAACAAGATGACCCAATTCTTAGCATGCTTTTC
Coding sequences within:
- the BLID gene encoding LOW QUALITY PROTEIN: BH3-like motif-containing cell death inducer (The sequence of the model RefSeq protein was modified relative to this genomic sequence to represent the inferred CDS: deleted 2 bases in 1 codon; substituted 2 bases at 2 genomic stop codons), whose protein sequence is MAGDIRSSVSRLSKEHEHNGSQERPFYXILETESVPCTAWLGXASGGSIYPEAEWILFLHWKIVASFNKETKLPKETMFPLTRYNLGSSAMGPNPESGSN